The DNA window AAAAGTGACAAACAACGTCGACTTCTACCGATGAGGGCGTTGGTCAGACTAACAACATTAATGATATCCGCGACGTCGATTTGCTTGCAAAAATCCAACGGACGAGTTCCGAATATCAATGAGAATAATTATCACAGAGTCCGCAATTATTCTGTATTGATTTATAAAGCATCGATCGTCTCAGTAAGTGtttcatagaaataaaataggAATAAACGATAACACAGATCAGTCGTGATTCGCTATGTATGAGTTCAACCTGGCAAATCCGCTCGTCGAGCGTACTCAAAAGTTCAGTATAGAGTTATGAATGGCCGTAACTTTATCAAATCCAGTCCGATTTCCATGCGACTTGCATTAATCGAATCGTACTTACATCAGCTTTCCAAACGTGAAGCATCAGCGTTCAGAAATCAGTGCGAGTGTCCTTAATCGTCGATCTCGGCAATCGTCGTATCAGAAATGCAGTCGACTTCTGCTATCATGCACGCTTCGTTCAGGTACAGCAAACTGACATTCAAAATCGTCTAGGAAAAACTTCCTCGCTCGTCAGGGTTTCGCAAATACCAGCTCAAATAATGTCAGTTGATATCCAGCTCCCTTCGTGTCCCTGTTAAATACGATTTCATTACACGATTCTGCAGATAGTTTGGATTTCGTGGAGAGTTCAACTCCCATCAATTCAACCGGACAACGGCCATCTTAGAAGTTTTTATTCTTGGGTCCTCATCACCGTGTTACATCCGCCAGACCTTTGGCAAGATATACACACGACTACCTCGACTAAAACGATTTAAACTTGTGAgcaataaaaaaacaataagtaACAATAAAAGACCTTTCGTATAAAAATTCACATTACCTGAGGTtcaatgtcacataaaaatacGATCAAAACTTGGGGATTACTTTAATTGCGTAATcagaataaaacaaaagttAATACATAGAACCGCAATCAAATATACGTTGGGTTATCCCATTATGTCTTAAGGGGGGTACAAATCCCATGGTATCACATGTATAATTTTCTTTGTTGTTGACATGATTATTGTTTATTGTAAAGAAAGCAATAATTTCAGCATGGATCCCTTGTTAGTAAATGGGAAGAGAATTTGGATTTGCGCCATCCCACGATCCGTTTGGGTATCAACTGATATAGTCATAGCAATACTTTTCTGTACTCCAGAAGATCTGAATTGTCTATAGAACAATAAAAGTTGAGATTAGATCCCAGCGTCGAACTGCTgttttacatattacatgttatATGCTACTGAGACACGAAGGGTTTCTATGAGATCTCATTACACAAGATAACCTGACAAATGTGACAACAATttgattgtttgtattttgtgtttcaATGGGTATAGGGGCTACTACAAAGGAACCTGGGAAGAGGACGACTCCTAAACTAGGAACTTCCAGAGAGGAAAATAAAGGTAGGAAAGTGATATTGAACCGATAATGGTATTGATAATGATAAATGGGGTATTCTCTGTTCtgtatattgattttatatataattgCTGAGTTTATCAAAAAATACAGTCACAAGGTAGACGTAAAATGTACATGATTCAATCACCTAGCTGGCGAATATCTTGTTTAGAGAACAGATGTCTTCTCTAGTCTATGACACAACGTAAACAAgtcttataataataataataataacaacaacaacaacagtttggATTACGTACTATATGTAGTACTAATCACTCCATGATCGTGGTCTAATACCTTAACATAGGCCAATGATAAAGAATCGAGTTGGATCGGTATCGATCGACAAAGTGGTGAAACTACTCATATTTAATGTTAATAAATTTTATGGGACTGATGTAGTTATGTAAGTCAGGCACAGGAACTTGTGGCCCAGATAAGCTTGAAGAACAGGGATTTGAAAAAATTGTGATTGGCCTAATTACAAAGTGACTACCCAATACAAGCTATATCaacatttatcaattatttctCTATTAAGTAAGGAACGTACTAATCTAACATACCATATTCTGTGTGTAGGTATACCAATATGGATACTTGTCGTCGTTCCAGGAATAGTACTGGCAACTGTAGTATGTTGTTTAGTAGCTGTCATTAAGTTGAGGTAGGCACCACTTTGATAGTTCTTCAGTTTACACTTCTTCATCCAGACAAACATGATAAATTTAGGTCTATGTATTGTCAAACAATCGCATAATAATGACCAACAACCACAGTATGTGAGGAACTTTTTGGATCATTGTAGTAAATGGAAAGAATATCGTTATAGATTTTGCACTATCCTAGAAAATTGAGGACTATACAATAGTGAAATTAACTGTTTTGAGATAAAGATTAATGCTCATCACCACAATACACGGTGTGATACACGGTGTGAAGTGTACAATTATGTAGATTGCATGCAACGTGTTATTACCATCCTGCACTGCTAccacaatacaatgtagtactGCAACAGGAGCGAGATCTTTAGCGCACAGTGCTCAAATTcagcagtgtgtgtgtgtgtgtgtgtgtgtgtgtgtgtgtgtgtgtgtgtgtgtgtgtgtgtgtgtgtgcatgtctgaaATTCAGcattgcatgtatgtgtatgaaacATGAAGTGCCTTCATAAACCAAGTACAAGGTAATATATCGATTACACGTTTTTCGTAATGCACCCTATATAATAAACATGTAATCCCATACAGAGGGCTAGCTTTGTCAATTTCAAGAGATAGTTTCTTTAACTGCCAGTCGATTCTATCTGTGACTAGCAGGATTTCAATTGGATTATTTGTATGAATATTAAGTTTAATGCTTTCGGCCTTGGCAATGGACAAatattctcgcaagccagagttattatttctaaaaaaaactaactaacctgtgggaggctcgttaagaacgttgtcgtaaaacaggccgtggtttgcgacgaagTTTGATAAATAACCCCTACTAAACCAcgaagaagtaactttgttgagatatttggaaaaaaatcgCTCGGCGTCAGCAAAGTCATATAACAGATACGTTGTACACACCGTCACGTGATCTTATTGTACTGACCGACTGCTGCTGCTAACACAGTCTGTTTGTTGCTATGTATGCTGTTTGGTTTGTACCTGGGATTGCAACTTTGTTCTAACAAGTGCAGGTAAGATGTAAGGTATTGTTTTGGTTTTACTGATTTTTGCATGACTTTAAAAATTTGTCAGTATATCTTATCataatatgatgaaaactgtaatATACAAATCAATAACTCAATTAACAACACTAAATTTAACGATCATAAAACAAGTAACAATAGAAATAAAGTTCATTCATGTCCATGTTGTCATTTCAGAAATATATCTATTTGTTCTTTTCAAGATTAGACATGCTGTATATGGTAACACCTTGGAATATTGATTCCATACTTCTGTATGGTTGGCATATCATATTTTCGTATCCTTTATAATATGTTGTAGGCGATTCTGAAAGAGCACCAAATGCTTACTTTTAAACTTGAACAGTTGTCTCCATGTAGACTCTGAAGGTGAAAATTATTTATTGatctttgtcatattttatctttAGGATCGTTGAAAGGAATGAATTGAACAAACATGACACTGAAGGCCAACGAGAAAGTATTGAAGACGAACCACATGGAGAACTGCAGAACTTGGGCACTGACATGGAGGGACGCCGCTGTAGACAAACTAAGGCAGAAACAGAAACAAGCTGCTTCCATAACATGCTGGAATTCAGTCATGGCAAATTGAGAAAAGACGCGGAATGAAGTTTTATCTCATGGTTTTTCGGCTGTGCTAAACACGTTATTTCACCGTCATCTTCAAAGAACGGCATTTTATGAAATTGGTCCATTAGTAGTAGACACTACAAAAACGATGTGTTTGAAGTGTGAATGGCTATTATTTCACATCTGTTACACCGTATTAGCacgaacaaaaaaaatgtaatcttAAAAGATTATTGATCAGATTGGTCTTATATTTGGTGGGTATGTTCTCAGAGATGTTTAGATGGAAAGTTGTTCGTATCATGGTGATCCCATCGGTGATATACAAATCTTTCATCCAGAAATTTAAACTAAAACGAAGATAGAGATGAGATTTGTCGGGGTGTGTAGGTGAGGAACTATTCAGTACGTGATGATGATCATGTGCTATGCatattactttttaaaaaaaaaataatttggggCAAAAACTACCTGGTTGATGGGGCcgaaatttgattttgatatcatattCTGCAGACGTTTTTCAAAACATTGACCcaattgaccctagcaaccatgaccacgcccttagcaacatcTAAATGTCAGTATATTTTGCAAGCAACAATACCCCGACCATAGCAACCGCCAGTTATGTTGTATATAATTGCAAATATTATAACAGGGACAATAGACAAGTGGATAAGCATTCCAAAGATTAAcacatatatgcctagcaacaagaccacgcccatagcaacagtgaatttataatgtatattgcTAAGATAACAATATGGATGGTTAGGTTAGtggataaactttcaaaaaattgacATATTGTCACTCAGCAactgcccatagcaacatcaaaatggtggtgtatattgcaTGGGTATCAACAGGGTTGGATCATCATGTGGTTGTCCATTTCAGAAGATTAACACAATCGTTTTACAGTtatgctacaacaccattggcactatttttgaaaaattattctTGACAGAAATAATGTGTACAGGTTTAACGTCCCCATGACATAAACAGTTATGTTTTTCAGAAGAGCAGGGCACAAGTACAGAAAGTTACAATGACCACAAATTATagtaacaaaaaatatatacaaactgtaTCTATGTAAGGATATGTTTACCCTTAGAATCGTGTTTACTGTAGTACATCTTGGCATAGCTTGACTAGCCACAAAAGAATGAACATCATCACATCGGCAAGTATTTCTTGAGAATGTTGAAAGCGCGTTATCTTTCGTTTATATACCAGTTTGGTCGGCATAATGCACTATACGTTCTAGTTGTACGAAATTATACAAGTTTCAGCATTTGTTGAATAGTTTACATAACCGTCCTtgtaaattattaaattattatattttgaatgGTTTGATAAGAAATGTTTGTTAAAGGAAATCTTTCTGTTCATAGAACCTCTCATTGATTGATTCAAAACAACGTGTTATCATCTAAATACCACACCCtaccctaccccaccccaccccaccccaccccaccccatccagGTTTAGGTAAGTGAATGCATCATATTGCTGTAATCTGATTTTATATCCTAGTATTGTGGTTATAACGATGTGGTATGATATGTCATTCCTATgtcagttacatgtaaatgtttgttattaggTACGTTTTCCAGGATGtgatgtacacattgtattgtattatttgtattgtttCCTTACAAGAGAATTTAAACACAAATTTTGAGATAAATTAAACACAAACTTTGTGACAAACAATGCATTTTAGATCAGGTGTTTTTTGTTGTCTTAAAATTAAGGAacagtatgtaactttttttattgCCTTTGATTGCTTTTGTTCGACAGTGAAGTATTCTTATGAATGCTCCAACTGCTAAAAGACACCGAATCATGTCTAGTAACTAGTATCATattaaaatgacgtcattgcaTAAATTGttacaacaaattaaaaaatatcacattctCTATTACCTAGCCTCTTGCTGGATATTGAACAACTTTATAACACTTGCAGATTGACGATTCAATATGCTAAAATATGCTAAAACTTTCAGTGTATATTACGACTGCTGTCCAACAATAATTTGATTCGCTTTCAGCAGTATTTTTTCATGTTCTTTTCATGACCGTGTAACAAATGTAGATTGTTTTCTTAATAACATCTATTCGTCGAAAATAAAGTTGGAAAAATGAAAGCCAAAATACTTCAGTTCAGTTTTGAAAAGTGAAAACGCACCAGGGTGAATTCATGTTAGTCGTTGCTGTAAAACCGATAAGATTGTTGAAATGAATAACGATTGCTTCAACATCATTCTGTTATCCTAAGTTCACATCAAACCTGCTTCATTTGGCATagaataaataatatatgtgtGAACTTGTCAAGTTTTTGTTTTGCCGCCAATATTCCGACAGACGTTCTTGTAAGAATTTTATTCCATTGTGATCTACATTATCTCATTTGTAGAATAGGGTTTTAATATCTTGgacaatgaaatttgaaataatgacTAGTGTAATGTAATACAAGACAACTGTGACGTGTACGTTCAGTATAAATGATGTTTCTTCCTCACTACTTTAAATTCAAGACGACGGAGGAGGGAAGAGaaccaaaacaaaactaatacaacatacaaaaacaaagcATACAATGGTGATGACTCCTATATGGATGCCAGTGAAGGAAAAGATGATAAATCAGCTCTTGTGACATCCGTTTTTGACGAAACCAAGTCGGCAGGTAATTACAAGGATGAGAAAGGTACAAGTACCTTGCTGTCTGATAAGGCTATAGAGAGAAATAATGCTGATATGGAAGAGAAGGGCAAGGAGAACGTTGCAGAAAGTTCGAAGGAGAATGACAgcattgtcaataaaaataatgttgatGACGAACAAGTGAGCCCTAGCGGGGACAAGTCACCTGACGTTGAGGACGGAATCACCATTGCCCCAGAAAACCGGATAAAACAAGTACCAGAACCAACAGATAGTAAGATAAATTATACTGAAAGTCCTGATAACAAAGGGGAGGAAGAAAACCATCATGACGATGATGAAGATGGGTTTGTTGAAGCAAAAGAAAAGGAAAGCGA is part of the Glandiceps talaboti chromosome 2, keGlaTala1.1, whole genome shotgun sequence genome and encodes:
- the LOC144453274 gene encoding uncharacterized protein LOC144453274; translation: MNCTTPSTPPPTTTKITMTTTTIESPITTTLKPGATTKEPGKRTTPKLGTSREENKGIPIWILVVVPGIVLATVVCCLVAVIKLRRRRREENQNKTNTTYKNKAYNGDDSYMDASEGKDDKSALVTSVFDETKSAGNYKDEKGTSTLLSDKAIERNNADMEEKGKENVAESSKENDSIVNKNNVDDEQVSPSGDKSPDVEDGITIAPENRIKQVPEPTDSKINYTESPDNKGEEENHHDDDEDGFVEAKEKESDKGIIREATIIVKPAAVP